One window of Thermacetogenium phaeum DSM 12270 genomic DNA carries:
- a CDS encoding ABC transporter ATP-binding protein has translation MPCEPVLEVEDLKTIFLTRHGVIKAVNGVSFAVEAGKTLGLVGESGCGKTVTSLSLLGLIAPPGKILSGEVRLNGYDLLSLSQKQLRRVRGKEISIVFQNPMTSLNPVLTVGTQIIETIISHEGVSRAEARQRALDLLARVGLPYPEKLLKRYPFQLSGGMRQRVMIAIALALRPKVLIADEPTTALDVTVQAQILTELRRLQAEFDTAIILITHDLGVVAEMADEVAVMYAGSIVEYGGAIEVFESPGHPYTRALLRSVPRLDRKCETLEHIQGQPPSLLNLPDRCAFLPRCPVAVDACDGPRPQLEAVASDHLVACYQAQRIRAKEPQPV, from the coding sequence ATGCCTTGTGAACCTGTGCTGGAAGTTGAAGACTTGAAAACGATTTTTTTGACCCGGCACGGGGTGATTAAGGCCGTGAACGGAGTCAGCTTCGCAGTAGAGGCCGGTAAAACTCTGGGGCTGGTGGGGGAGAGCGGCTGCGGTAAGACCGTTACCTCCCTTTCACTGCTCGGCCTGATCGCCCCACCGGGGAAGATCTTGTCCGGGGAGGTCCGGCTGAACGGATATGATCTGCTCAGCCTGTCTCAAAAACAGCTGCGCCGTGTCCGGGGCAAGGAAATATCCATTGTTTTTCAGAATCCGATGACTTCCCTGAATCCGGTTTTGACCGTCGGCACTCAAATAATCGAAACAATTATCTCTCACGAAGGGGTATCCCGGGCAGAAGCGCGGCAGAGGGCGCTTGACCTGTTGGCAAGGGTAGGCCTGCCCTATCCGGAAAAACTGTTGAAACGTTACCCTTTCCAGCTGTCCGGAGGCATGCGTCAGCGTGTAATGATAGCCATAGCTTTGGCTCTCCGTCCCAAAGTTCTCATTGCCGACGAGCCTACCACAGCCCTGGATGTTACCGTTCAGGCACAAATTCTTACAGAACTGCGGCGGTTGCAGGCGGAGTTCGATACTGCCATCATCCTGATTACTCACGACCTGGGAGTTGTGGCGGAAATGGCCGATGAAGTGGCGGTGATGTATGCCGGCTCCATCGTGGAGTACGGAGGGGCGATCGAAGTCTTCGAAAGCCCCGGCCATCCCTATACCCGTGCGCTGCTGCGTTCCGTGCCGCGCCTGGATCGAAAATGTGAAACCCTTGAACACATTCAAGGCCAACCGCCCAGCCTCCTCAATCTACCCGACAGGTGTGCCTTTCTCCCGCGTTGCCCTGTAGCGGTCGATGCGTGCGACGGCCCCAGGCCTCAACTGGAGGCCGTTGCCTCAGACCACCTGGTGGCCTGCTATCAGGCACAGAGGATTCGGGCAAAGGAGCCCCAGCCGGTATGA
- a CDS encoding ABC transporter permease — protein MWVAARACGTSEFGIVIRHILPNVLSPVIVLATLDMGKLILAISGLSFLGLGAQPPTPEWGAMLNDGRPYMQVAPQLMLYPGLAIMIVVLAFNLLGDGLRDALDPREIFKD, from the coding sequence ATGTGGGTTGCGGCAAGGGCGTGCGGAACATCTGAGTTCGGTATTGTCATCCGTCACATTCTGCCCAATGTTCTTTCACCTGTGATCGTGCTGGCCACTCTGGATATGGGTAAGCTGATCCTGGCCATCTCCGGGCTTTCCTTCCTGGGCCTCGGCGCTCAGCCGCCCACGCCGGAGTGGGGGGCGATGCTCAACGACGGCAGGCCTTATATGCAGGTGGCTCCGCAGCTGATGTTATACCCAGGCCTGGCTATCATGATCGTCGTGCTGGCCTTCAACCTGTTGGGGGACGGGCTGCGGGACGCCCTCGACCCCAGAGAAATTTTTAAAGATTGA
- a CDS encoding IS1634 family transposase, whose protein sequence is MRSLIPKFKILNAGAAPLVAAFCREIKLRDIIDEMVTWDPKQCRLSPGTLIEALVINVLTARKPLYRVEEFYREMNLSVLFGEGITADAFNDDALGRALTKLAKAHPNRVYLALALSAIKVHRIETRVVHADTTSISVAGEYDWEDEDNHLLDITYGYSKDRRPDLKQFLYGLITTGEGIPIFGEMRDGNMSDKKWNKEVLDRLQAMLPCDSGKRIYVADSALVTNDNLDLLFEKKIPFISRLPETFSISAELKDWAWSENRWQHLGSLVQKKDAAVYRIQQAVRELNGHTYRFIVVHSSSLDKKKEKSIKKMIETRKSELLSACDELAKRKFFCEADAKKELEIFLAKHASPLFELKTEIKEEQVIKRRVGRPRKGEPVNYQTYYRVVPSLVSVNEEFVKELKAKAATFVLITNILDDKELSPADVLREYKNQTAVELSFRFLKNPVYVDGIYVKNPERVVAIGYVFLMALLIYALLQRRVRRNLAKESKPLAIPGKRKSFSPTGTMLLEMLKPLTIATIETDSGFIHQVPENQWTEDIRRLLHLAGFSEEIYCGTNYGRSPYAN, encoded by the coding sequence ATGAGAAGCCTCATACCCAAATTCAAGATCCTGAATGCCGGTGCTGCCCCGTTGGTTGCAGCCTTTTGCCGGGAGATTAAACTCAGAGACATCATCGATGAGATGGTTACGTGGGATCCAAAGCAGTGCCGCCTGTCTCCCGGTACACTGATTGAGGCGCTCGTCATCAACGTCCTGACGGCCAGAAAACCTCTCTACCGGGTGGAAGAGTTCTATCGTGAAATGAACCTCAGCGTGCTCTTCGGTGAGGGGATAACCGCTGATGCGTTCAATGATGATGCCCTGGGCAGAGCCCTTACCAAACTGGCCAAAGCCCATCCCAACAGGGTTTACCTGGCTCTGGCCTTATCGGCCATTAAAGTGCACCGGATTGAAACCAGAGTTGTTCATGCCGATACCACTTCCATCTCAGTTGCCGGAGAGTACGACTGGGAAGATGAAGATAACCATTTACTCGACATCACCTACGGCTACAGCAAAGACCGCCGCCCTGACCTGAAGCAGTTTCTTTACGGCCTCATCACTACCGGCGAAGGGATCCCCATCTTTGGGGAAATGCGTGACGGCAACATGAGCGATAAGAAATGGAATAAAGAGGTCCTTGACCGGCTGCAAGCCATGCTGCCTTGCGATAGCGGCAAAAGAATCTACGTTGCTGATTCAGCCCTGGTCACCAATGACAACCTTGATCTCCTGTTTGAAAAGAAGATTCCCTTCATTTCACGGCTGCCGGAAACTTTCAGCATCTCCGCCGAACTGAAAGACTGGGCATGGTCGGAGAACCGGTGGCAGCACCTGGGCAGTCTCGTACAGAAAAAGGATGCCGCAGTTTACAGGATCCAGCAGGCGGTCAGGGAACTCAACGGCCACACCTACCGGTTCATCGTAGTGCACTCCTCATCCCTGGACAAGAAGAAAGAGAAAAGCATCAAGAAGATGATCGAAACCAGGAAGTCGGAGCTGCTTTCTGCCTGTGATGAGCTTGCTAAAAGGAAATTCTTCTGCGAGGCCGATGCCAAAAAAGAACTGGAGATCTTTTTGGCAAAGCACGCTTCACCGCTCTTTGAATTGAAGACCGAAATCAAAGAGGAGCAGGTGATCAAGCGCCGGGTGGGGCGGCCTCGCAAGGGTGAGCCGGTGAACTATCAGACCTATTATCGCGTGGTTCCCTCTCTGGTCTCTGTCAATGAGGAGTTTGTCAAGGAGCTCAAGGCAAAAGCCGCTACTTTCGTGTTGATTACGAACATTCTTGATGATAAAGAGCTTTCTCCCGCTGATGTGCTGCGGGAATACAAAAACCAGACTGCAGTAGAACTGTCTTTCCGCTTCCTGAAGAATCCGGTTTATGTGGATGGGATTTACGTCAAGAACCCGGAACGGGTGGTGGCTATAGGCTATGTCTTCCTGATGGCCTTACTGATTTATGCCCTGCTGCAGCGCCGGGTGCGGCGTAATCTCGCCAAAGAAAGTAAGCCTTTGGCGATCCCCGGGAAGCGCAAGTCTTTCAGCCCAACGGGGACAATGCTGCTGGAGATGCTGAAACCCCTTACCATAGCCACTATTGAAACCGATTCCGGTTTTATCCATCAGGTTCCGGAGAACCAGTGGACCGAAGATATCCGCCGGCTTTTGCATCTTGCCGGTTTCAGTGAAGAGATTTACTGCGGTACGAATTATGGGAGGTCTCCTTATGCCAACTAG
- a CDS encoding ABC transporter permease, protein MSGSPRRGEGAVPAGAPAGVMAEPPKELVEEGLMRSAVRRLVGDKLALLGLIIVALVVLVGILTPYLMPHDPLKVALDQRLSPPSRAYPLGTDHLGRCLLSRLIYGTRISLAAAAMALATIMLISIPFGTFAGYCGGRVDNLLMRLVDILLAFPDLILALVIAGMLGPGLFNVMLAVASVWWVGYARVIRGMVLSVKEKEFVLAAHLPHPAISLRKNF, encoded by the coding sequence ATGAGCGGTTCGCCTCGGAGAGGGGAGGGGGCTGTGCCGGCCGGTGCCCCCGCCGGGGTGATGGCAGAGCCCCCAAAAGAGCTTGTGGAAGAGGGGCTTATGCGGTCGGCTGTAAGGAGGTTGGTCGGAGATAAGCTGGCTTTGCTGGGGCTGATTATCGTTGCCCTGGTAGTCCTGGTCGGGATCCTGACCCCTTACCTGATGCCCCACGATCCCCTCAAGGTGGCCCTGGACCAGCGGCTGTCTCCTCCTTCCCGTGCTTATCCCTTGGGTACCGACCACCTCGGCCGCTGCCTTCTTTCCCGCCTGATTTACGGCACGCGGATTTCTCTGGCGGCAGCGGCTATGGCTCTGGCAACTATTATGCTTATCAGCATCCCTTTCGGTACCTTTGCCGGCTATTGCGGCGGCCGGGTGGATAATCTGCTCATGCGGCTCGTTGATATTCTCCTCGCATTTCCCGACCTGATTTTGGCCCTTGTGATTGCGGGGATGCTGGGGCCCGGTCTCTTTAATGTGATGCTTGCCGTGGCCTCAGTGTGGTGGGTTGGTTACGCGCGCGTTATCCGGGGGATGGTTTTATCTGTGAAGGAAAAGGAGTTCGTTCTTGCGGCCCATCTTCCGCACCCTGCCATTTCATTAAGAAAAAATTTTTAA
- the nikB gene encoding nickel ABC transporter permease, which yields MKQYLLKRLLWLIPVMLGVSVITFALINLAPGDPAELMLRAEGMEPTREAVEALRRELGLNDPVHVRYARWLWNALHFDLGKSFRTGRPVAEEIFSRFPATLELTVAALGVMVLLAVPAGILAALYRHALLDHLSRICALLGASLPGFWLGLMLIYLFSVKLGIFPVMGRGGLNHLVLPAVTLGFGMAAVYARLLRSGMLEVLGQEYIRAARARGLRERWVIGRHALKNALLPAVTLFGMSFGHLLGGSVIVETIFAWPGVGKFAVDSIFNRDYPVIQGYALFMAVVFVVANLMVDLAYGLLDPRIRLEGRR from the coding sequence ATGAAGCAGTATCTCCTGAAAAGATTGCTATGGCTGATTCCTGTGATGCTGGGAGTGTCCGTCATCACCTTTGCCCTCATCAATCTTGCGCCGGGGGATCCGGCGGAGTTGATGCTGAGGGCAGAGGGGATGGAGCCGACGCGGGAAGCGGTGGAAGCCCTGCGCCGCGAACTGGGGCTGAATGACCCTGTTCATGTGCGCTACGCCAGGTGGCTCTGGAATGCCCTGCACTTCGACCTGGGAAAGTCGTTTCGTACGGGCAGGCCGGTGGCGGAAGAGATTTTTTCCCGTTTCCCGGCGACTCTGGAGTTAACAGTAGCGGCGCTGGGGGTTATGGTGCTTCTTGCCGTTCCTGCGGGAATTCTGGCCGCCCTTTACCGTCATGCCTTGCTGGATCACCTCAGCCGCATCTGCGCCCTGCTGGGTGCTTCACTACCCGGATTCTGGCTGGGATTGATGCTTATATACCTCTTTTCGGTAAAGCTGGGCATATTCCCGGTCATGGGGCGGGGCGGCCTGAACCATCTGGTGCTGCCGGCGGTAACGCTCGGTTTTGGGATGGCTGCCGTCTACGCCCGGCTCTTGCGTTCCGGTATGCTGGAGGTGCTGGGGCAGGAGTACATTAGGGCGGCCCGGGCCAGGGGCCTCCGTGAAAGATGGGTGATAGGCCGTCATGCCTTGAAAAATGCCCTGCTCCCCGCGGTAACCCTTTTCGGGATGAGTTTCGGTCATCTGCTGGGAGGGTCGGTGATCGTGGAGACCATTTTTGCCTGGCCGGGGGTGGGCAAGTTCGCCGTTGATTCCATTTTTAACAGGGACTATCCGGTGATTCAGGGCTATGCCCTCTTTATGGCGGTCGTCTTCGTGGTGGCCAATTTGATGGTGGACCTTGCCTATGGGCTGCTCGATCCGCGCATCCGCCTGGAAGGGAGAAGATGA
- a CDS encoding pyridoxamine 5'-phosphate oxidase family protein: protein MQEVLKFLTENPTFYIATVEGNKPRVRPFGFVMEYEGKLWFCTNNQKNVYKQLRENPYFEICTASPDGRWIRLRGKAVFNSTPAAKAKALEVMPSLRKMYSVDDGIFEVFYVEDGEATFCSLTGESKTIKF, encoded by the coding sequence ATGCAAGAGGTTCTCAAATTCTTAACCGAAAACCCCACTTTTTACATTGCTACGGTTGAGGGGAACAAACCCAGAGTCCGTCCTTTTGGTTTTGTGATGGAATATGAGGGGAAGCTGTGGTTCTGCACCAATAATCAAAAGAATGTCTACAAACAGTTAAGGGAAAACCCGTATTTCGAGATCTGTACGGCATCACCTGACGGAAGGTGGATACGCTTAAGGGGGAAGGCCGTTTTTAATTCCACACCTGCCGCCAAAGCCAAGGCGCTGGAGGTGATGCCCTCTTTAAGAAAGATGTACTCGGTCGATGACGGTATTTTCGAGGTATTTTACGTGGAGGATGGGGAGGCCACCTTCTGCTCGCTGACAGGTGAATCCAAAACGATTAAGTTTTAA
- a CDS encoding ATP-dependent DNA helicase, which translates to MRRVISPVEKVFRETLPNGIPGYEVREQQIEMALAVERGLLQEHHVIAEAGTGTGKSFAYLVPLSHAVADDARGIVSTATIALQEQLLCKDIPFLEKALGVDFRAELAKGKGNYLCLVRYIEELQNKGLFPDEEVLERLRDWVDTTETGDRAELPFEPGETWSRVCCDDTCPGRRCYLYDDCFLVRARKRLQDARIIICNHALFFTDLHLRECSGGVASLLPAYRYVVFDEAQHIEQAARRTMGIEVSAMRLPVLLFQLRKRDGCHLDAVQRALALNGEFFAAVASSRKGTGSSFSLPADADLRSLGGELIKAVEDTVRLFDPDLIGERENAIFNCLERYNRDLGEVLNAADPEKVYWVEITESSGRRQLVTLHATPLDVSETLNRLLFSNEELASAVMTSATLSIGGDFAYFRASTGCSGALEVTVDSPFSYEEQCLLYLPPGLPDPRDPDFYARVAPIIEGILLQTGGSAFVLFTSYRGMNEVYDLIAGKMPFRVLRQGDLPKQKLIQVFKDDVQSVLLATASYWEGVDVPGEALTCVILVKLPFSVPDDPVMEARLKAIERTGRSAFYSLSLPEAVIRLKQGFGRLIRTRQDRGVVAILDPRVRTRPYGRIFLDVLPPCRTAFTLEEVAAFLSSG; encoded by the coding sequence ATGAGAAGAGTGATATCCCCTGTTGAAAAAGTCTTCCGGGAAACCCTGCCCAACGGGATCCCCGGCTACGAGGTGCGGGAGCAGCAGATCGAGATGGCTCTTGCCGTGGAGCGCGGGCTTTTGCAGGAGCACCATGTGATCGCCGAGGCCGGGACGGGAACCGGGAAGAGTTTTGCGTATCTGGTACCGCTTTCCCATGCCGTTGCGGATGATGCCCGGGGGATTGTCAGCACTGCTACCATCGCCCTGCAGGAACAGCTGCTGTGCAAAGACATTCCTTTCCTGGAAAAGGCGCTGGGGGTAGATTTCCGGGCGGAGCTGGCCAAGGGAAAGGGAAACTATCTCTGCCTGGTGCGCTATATAGAGGAGCTGCAGAACAAGGGGCTTTTCCCCGATGAAGAGGTGCTGGAGCGCCTCAGGGATTGGGTTGACACAACGGAAACAGGGGACAGGGCGGAACTCCCCTTTGAACCCGGGGAGACCTGGAGCCGGGTTTGTTGTGACGATACCTGCCCCGGGCGTAGGTGCTATCTTTATGATGACTGCTTTTTGGTAAGGGCGAGGAAAAGGCTGCAGGATGCCAGGATCATCATCTGCAACCATGCCCTTTTCTTCACCGACCTGCATCTCAGGGAGTGCAGCGGGGGGGTGGCCTCCCTTCTCCCCGCCTACCGCTATGTGGTTTTCGATGAGGCGCAGCATATCGAGCAGGCAGCACGGCGTACGATGGGGATTGAGGTTTCCGCGATGCGCCTGCCGGTACTGCTCTTCCAGCTGCGCAAGAGGGACGGATGCCATCTGGATGCCGTGCAAAGGGCTCTGGCCTTAAATGGCGAGTTCTTCGCAGCAGTGGCCTCATCCCGGAAGGGGACCGGCAGTAGCTTTTCCCTTCCTGCGGATGCGGATCTCCGCTCCCTCGGCGGGGAGCTTATAAAAGCGGTTGAGGATACGGTGCGTCTGTTTGACCCCGATCTGATCGGGGAGCGGGAGAACGCCATTTTTAACTGTCTGGAACGCTACAACCGGGATCTAGGGGAGGTTCTCAACGCGGCGGATCCCGAGAAGGTTTACTGGGTGGAAATAACCGAGTCCTCCGGGAGGCGCCAGCTGGTGACCCTCCACGCTACACCCCTGGACGTGTCAGAGACCCTGAATCGCCTTCTCTTCTCCAACGAGGAGCTTGCCAGTGCCGTGATGACTTCGGCCACATTGAGCATCGGGGGGGATTTTGCCTATTTTCGGGCTTCTACCGGGTGTTCCGGGGCACTGGAGGTTACCGTGGATTCCCCCTTCTCATATGAGGAACAGTGTCTCCTTTACCTGCCGCCGGGGCTCCCCGACCCAAGGGATCCTGATTTTTACGCCAGAGTCGCTCCCATTATTGAGGGGATTCTGCTGCAAACCGGGGGCAGCGCATTTGTGCTTTTTACCTCCTACAGAGGGATGAACGAAGTCTACGACCTCATCGCCGGGAAGATGCCTTTCAGGGTTCTCCGGCAGGGGGATCTTCCCAAGCAAAAGCTGATTCAGGTATTTAAGGATGATGTGCAGTCCGTGCTCTTGGCTACGGCATCTTACTGGGAGGGGGTGGATGTGCCCGGTGAGGCGCTCACCTGTGTGATCCTGGTGAAGCTGCCCTTTTCCGTCCCGGATGACCCCGTCATGGAGGCCAGGCTGAAGGCTATCGAGCGGACTGGGAGGAGCGCCTTCTACAGTTTATCCCTTCCGGAGGCGGTCATCCGCCTGAAGCAGGGGTTTGGGAGGCTCATCCGGACGCGGCAGGATCGCGGCGTCGTGGCCATCCTTGACCCCAGGGTGAGAACGCGCCCCTACGGGAGGATCTTCCTGGACGTCCTCCCCCCTTGCCGCACCGCCTTCACTCTCGAGGAGGTAGCGGCCTTCCTGTCATCAGGGTGA
- a CDS encoding putative signal transducing protein: MKQEFSVEEGALMPFCPRCGAEYRDGFTVCKDCQEALVDKPPQDHLGQKTDREYIDWKWSFLTNVRNSQEADILVSLLESEGIPALKKHKGAGQFMEIYLGTANDLDLYVPGSYLETARSLIGLKQVSIPAGRNDEEEPPTTSFRRETGRIIIIALVLVPFLIALIQSLVSTFSKIFGELK, from the coding sequence ATGAAACAGGAATTTAGCGTAGAGGAGGGAGCCCTGATGCCCTTTTGCCCCCGCTGCGGAGCCGAATACAGGGATGGTTTTACCGTTTGCAAGGACTGCCAGGAGGCGCTTGTAGATAAGCCCCCGCAAGACCACCTCGGCCAAAAAACCGATCGGGAATACATTGACTGGAAGTGGTCGTTCCTGACAAATGTCCGCAACAGCCAGGAAGCGGATATACTCGTGTCGCTCCTGGAGTCAGAAGGAATCCCCGCCCTGAAAAAACACAAGGGAGCCGGGCAGTTTATGGAGATCTATCTGGGAACCGCAAACGACCTCGACCTTTACGTTCCCGGATCATACCTGGAAACTGCCAGGTCCTTGATCGGTTTAAAGCAGGTAAGCATTCCTGCCGGGCGAAATGATGAAGAGGAGCCTCCCACTACGTCTTTCAGGCGGGAGACAGGCAGAATCATCATCATCGCCCTGGTGCTTGTTCCCTTTCTTATCGCCCTGATTCAATCTCTCGTCAGCACCTTCAGCAAAATCTTCGGCGAATTAAAATAA
- a CDS encoding ATP-binding protein, giving the protein MRILEMKCRPVGPLLKPVCFRWGKNCTVVFDDNEAGKTALVDIIVNMLFRRGSAQSRFCSRRFTEYDGYVRLEHRGEEMTCEGNADLDRLLGLPAEFSRLPIVRGSDLALLWSGNREKKGPLLDACIRHFSADLEENPAGLVAEMRARAGLPPKRNCWTKGKSEELRNPLELCRKKDLFLSALSAREKASRERQAAAGKLQSVREELASLRRERESLKEERLAALCAAAGELERKLQALKRRYGEEGYERCSRGDLQLWAELAAREEMLVEKEASLKEGVERAEAGIADLRVRIDNLTQRIREAEGASGAARERLEGLRRELERKGRRRADTLAEAGAHLHNARRAGEQRSRMRWLAALALIMAALAAGLIAAGQVIPGGCAAVAALGVGVGSAAVTAACGRAVEEAEKKVRQLLRECGVQAAGSLEAAVSALERHFQEEEERGAELLKRADEDCRDREEELRKLARERLLAERELENLTASLREARSRLAECLGELDSARSALSGLMQKTGMPDRSSLEAALKEKERLEGEIGKIEARLMALFGEGEDWRERLLELAPYLERFPAPRPLEELEGLIADLEKRGAELAGEEQALQQQHDHLLQQEVENARSLYAIGCEDVSSLAQKLEEAALVLKGAIREALAALWVQQAIEAVKGEFADILLMPFTRAGEIFYRITGRYDTLTFTREGGDVVFSAAGEGVEFTEDSLSDGTRAQLLLSLRLALLERVLGEEQGFLVLDDPLLNSSAARKRNAIKVLLDYARQGWQILYLTVDGLTVDIFRELGGDLVEVKRVADFYQSG; this is encoded by the coding sequence TTGCGGATTCTGGAGATGAAGTGCCGGCCGGTCGGCCCCCTTTTAAAACCCGTCTGCTTCCGGTGGGGGAAGAACTGTACTGTCGTTTTCGACGACAACGAGGCGGGGAAAACGGCGTTGGTTGACATAATTGTAAACATGCTTTTCCGGAGGGGCAGCGCCCAGTCGCGCTTCTGCTCCCGGCGCTTTACGGAATACGATGGATATGTGAGGCTTGAGCACCGGGGGGAAGAGATGACCTGTGAGGGGAACGCCGATCTCGACAGGCTCCTCGGCCTGCCGGCTGAGTTTTCCAGGCTGCCCATTGTCCGGGGGAGCGACCTGGCTTTGCTCTGGTCCGGCAACAGGGAGAAGAAGGGGCCGCTGCTGGATGCCTGCATCCGCCACTTTTCCGCGGACCTCGAGGAGAATCCGGCGGGTCTGGTGGCGGAGATGCGCGCCCGGGCAGGTCTCCCCCCTAAGAGGAACTGCTGGACGAAAGGTAAAAGTGAAGAGCTCCGGAACCCTCTGGAACTCTGCCGCAAAAAAGACCTTTTTCTTTCCGCTCTGTCCGCCAGGGAAAAGGCTTCCCGGGAGAGGCAGGCCGCGGCAGGGAAGCTGCAATCGGTCAGGGAGGAACTGGCATCGCTCAGGAGAGAGCGGGAGTCCTTGAAGGAGGAGCGCCTGGCGGCGCTCTGCGCCGCCGCCGGTGAATTGGAGAGGAAACTTCAGGCCCTCAAACGGCGGTACGGGGAAGAGGGTTATGAACGCTGCTCCCGGGGGGATCTCCAGCTCTGGGCGGAACTCGCCGCCAGGGAAGAGATGCTTGTTGAGAAAGAAGCATCCTTGAAGGAAGGGGTGGAAAGGGCGGAGGCCGGCATTGCCGACCTGCGCGTGAGGATTGATAACCTGACCCAGCGCATAAGGGAAGCCGAAGGCGCCTCCGGCGCCGCCCGGGAGAGGCTGGAAGGCCTGCGCCGGGAGCTGGAGCGAAAAGGGAGGAGGCGCGCCGACACCCTGGCAGAAGCCGGGGCGCATTTGCATAATGCCAGAAGAGCCGGTGAACAGCGGAGCAGGATGAGGTGGCTTGCGGCTCTGGCTCTGATAATGGCCGCACTGGCTGCGGGATTGATCGCAGCCGGGCAGGTAATCCCCGGCGGGTGTGCCGCCGTTGCCGCCTTAGGGGTAGGTGTCGGATCGGCGGCGGTGACCGCTGCCTGCGGCAGGGCTGTGGAAGAAGCGGAGAAGAAGGTGCGGCAGCTGCTGCGGGAATGCGGGGTGCAGGCTGCCGGTTCCCTGGAGGCGGCCGTATCCGCCCTGGAGAGGCACTTTCAGGAAGAGGAGGAAAGAGGGGCGGAATTATTGAAGAGGGCGGATGAGGACTGCCGGGACCGGGAGGAAGAGCTGCGGAAACTCGCCCGGGAGCGCCTTCTGGCAGAGCGGGAGTTGGAGAACCTCACCGCCAGCCTTCGGGAGGCCCGGTCACGGTTGGCGGAGTGCCTGGGAGAACTCGACAGCGCCAGGAGCGCTCTTTCCGGACTGATGCAGAAAACCGGAATGCCCGACCGGTCCTCTCTCGAAGCCGCCCTGAAGGAGAAAGAGCGGTTGGAAGGGGAAATCGGTAAGATAGAGGCACGGCTGATGGCGCTGTTTGGTGAGGGGGAGGATTGGAGGGAGAGGCTCCTGGAGCTGGCTCCCTACCTGGAGCGGTTTCCGGCTCCCCGTCCTCTGGAGGAGCTGGAGGGCCTCATCGCCGACCTTGAGAAAAGAGGGGCAGAACTGGCAGGGGAGGAACAGGCCCTGCAGCAGCAGCACGATCACCTCCTCCAGCAGGAGGTGGAGAATGCCCGCAGCCTGTATGCCATAGGTTGCGAGGATGTGTCCTCCCTTGCCCAGAAGCTCGAAGAGGCGGCGCTGGTTTTGAAGGGTGCCATCAGGGAGGCCCTGGCGGCTCTTTGGGTGCAGCAGGCGATTGAGGCCGTCAAGGGGGAGTTTGCCGACATCCTTTTAATGCCCTTCACCCGGGCGGGGGAGATCTTCTATAGGATTACCGGCCGCTACGACACCCTCACCTTCACCAGGGAGGGCGGGGATGTGGTCTTCAGTGCCGCCGGGGAAGGCGTTGAATTCACCGAGGATTCCTTGAGCGATGGCACCAGGGCACAGCTGCTGCTTTCCCTGCGCCTCGCCCTGCTGGAAAGGGTGTTGGGGGAGGAGCAGGGGTTCCTGGTGCTGGATGACCCCCTGTTGAATTCATCAGCTGCCAGAAAGCGGAACGCAATTAAAGTGCTTCTGGACTACGCCCGTCAGGGGTGGCAGATTTTATACCTGACCGTGGACGGCTTGACGGTGGATATTTTCAGGGAGCTGGGGGGCGACCTGGTGGAGGTGAAGCGGGTTGCCGATTTCTACCAGTCGGGGTGA